Proteins encoded in a region of the Coregonus clupeaformis isolate EN_2021a chromosome 9, ASM2061545v1, whole genome shotgun sequence genome:
- the stbd1 gene encoding uncharacterized protein stbd1 — MCVCRNERSFGTSGENNTHTLLLVSECLYPITLFYLALCCRCSEAAKMTIKKSKTVAFESHAGDLTALCCMNDWMIAVVLAILAIMSVWAAMIIYRSIQTLKGPRRKVDDDTILVTEKDGKETTNEEAPLSCVESTEETAVVPEALENWDGEGWRREPMIRIPTINEDVEPIERIPTTTNENVEPIETIPTTNEDVEPIERIPSITNEDLETIKRRTTEGSDGPYAERQIEFHLCSPPEEHCGGLCQDDSQSQTDHTQDKEEQTTTSHRSLSDLNSQSGQMKDTEVYNPEEEGLKEVELRDDCQREGTEAPEASRLHASANESPEDPEDGNETLPDTMLTDSDLQEPDHVCYTEIQEVKYPDDDMTSHVATEMILSDTDPPEPLPGHLCGTDIGEVVCSEDYVNSLVTIMPLEERPDMILTDNDVNKRLADFVHEEAVECSDDRDSHVAFANTQESPENLTLSDADLQEYDQLSVTEIQEVKCPGADMMTSHVEVIYEKTRTMEGDMQADMEAMVEDLCSHFPQVVDDHSAGFEYCDVAKREGLDVHGNDQQRAQSWNTTGIDPTERMTRNPQELFDKQHLNKQPDSLRSDPNRDCVLHDNVMEGLSREPMEARDTHVVSERKGEGVSTSIDTQVEKSCQKVEINIMEATMDYNEWMTVSGTDAEVNTDTPWVKIIYSSVECSTVAEHHPTETRRDSHYSTMADAPASKVKETGTTPVSLDGDLQGNKKMAAVPPIIPHAVQVRFCIHYHTQSPWQELAVTGNQPELGSWTAFVPLERGQDGFWASWVALPAERLVEWKFVLVENGEIHRWEESGNRHLETGHGGGEVTLNRWWGYL; from the exons ATGTGTGTGTGCCGCAACGAGAGGTCATTTGGAACGAGCGGggagaacaacacacacacactcttattgGTATCCGAGTGCCTATATCCGATCACGTTGTTTTACCTGGCTCTCTGCTGTCGATGTTCAGAAGCTGCCAAAATGACCATCAAGAAAAGTAAAACCGTCGCCTTTGAAAGCCATGCTGGGGATTTAACTGCGTTGTGTTGCATGAATGATTGGATGATTGCAGTGGTTCtcgctattcttgccataatgtcTGTATGGGCTGCAATGATCATATACAGATCTATACAGACACTGAAAGGTCCGAGAAGAAAGGTCGATGATGACACTATTCTGGTAACTGAAAAGGACGGAAAAGAGACTACAAACGAAGAAGCACCCCTCTCTTGTGTCGAGTCAACAG AGGAGACTGCGGTGGTTCCAGAAGCACTGGAAAactgggatggagagggatggaggagagagccCATGATACGGATCCCAACAATCAATGAGGATGTAGAACCCATTGAGAGGATCCCAACAACAACCAATGAGAATGTAGAACCAATTGAGACGATCCCAACAACCAATGAGGATGTAGAACCCATTGAGAGGATCCCATCAATAACCAATGAGGATCTAGAAACCATTAAACGGAGAACAACCGAGGGGAGCGATGGTCCTTATGCTGAGAGGCAGATTGAGTTTCACCTCTGCTCTCCACCTGAAGAGCACTGTGGAGGCTTATGTCAGGACGACTCCCAGTCCCAGACGGACCATACCCAGGATAAGGAGGAGCAGACCACTACCAGTCACCGTTCCCTCAGTGACCTAAACAGTCAATCTGGACAGATGAAGGATACAGAAGTGTATAACCCGGAAGAGGAgggtttgaaggaagttgaacTGAGGGATGATTGTCAACGTGAGGGCACAGAGGCGCCTGAGGCTAGCCGTCTGCATGCCTCTGCCAACGAGTCTCCGGAAGATCCAGAAGATGGAAATGAAACTCTCCCTGACACGATGTTGACTGACTCTGACCTTCAAGAACCTGACCATGTGTGTTATACAGAGATACAGGAAGTAAAATACCCAGATGATGACATGACCAGCCATGTTGCCACAGAGATGATATTGAGTGACACTGACCCTCCAGAACCCCTGCCTGGACATCTGTGTGGTACGGATATAGGTGAAGTTGTATGTTCAGAAGATTATGTGAACAGCTTAGTTACCATCATGCCTCTAGAAGAGCGGCCTGACATGATCTTGACTGACAATGATGTTAACAAACGTCTGGCTGACTTTGTGCATGAGGAGGCAGTAGAATGTTCGGATGATCGAGACAGCCATGTTGCTTTTGCCAACACCCAGGAAAGTCCAGAAAATTTGACATTGAGTGACGCAGACCTTCAAGAATATGACCAACTGTCTGTTACAGAGATCCAGGAAGTAAAATGCCCAGGTGCTGACATGATGACCAGCCATGTGGAGGTGATCTATGAGAAGACTAGAACCATGGAAGGTGACATGCAAGCTGACATGGAAGCTATGGTTGAGGATCTCTGCAGTCACTTCCCACAAGTGGTCGATGATCATTCTGCAGGTTTTGAATATTGTGATGTGGCGAAAAGAGAAGGTCTTGATGTCCATGGAAACGATCAACAACGGGCTCAAAGCTGGAATACAACCGGGATTGACCCTACAGAGAGGATGACGAGAAACCCTCAGGAACTGTTTGACAAACAACATCTGAATAAACAGCCAGACAGTCTCCGCAGTGATCCCAACAGAGACTGTGTTCTTCATGACAACGTGATGGAAGGGTTAAGCAGGGAGCCCATGGAGGCTCGAGACACCCATGTGGTTTCTGAGCGGAAGGGAGAGGGGGTTAGTACGAGCATAGACACACAGGTGGAGAAGAGTTGTCAGAAAGTTGAAATAAACATCATGGAAGCCACAATGGACTACAATGAATGGATGACTGTAAGTGGCACGGACGCAGAGGTTAACACTGACACTCCCTGGGTGAAGATAATCTACTCGTCCGTCGAATGCTCTACTGTAGCAGAGCATCATCCCACAGAAACTCGGCGTGATTCACATTATTCAACAATGGCTGACGCACCCGCATCAAAGGTCAAAGAAACTGGAACCACACCTGTATCACTAGATGGAGACCTGCAGGGGAATAAGAAGATGGCAGCTGTGCCTCCTATCATACCCCATGCAGTACAGGTGAGGTTCTGCATCCACTACCACACCCAGTCTCCCTGGCAGGAACTGGCTGTGACTGGAAACCAGCCGGAGCTGGGGAGCTGGACGGCCTTCGTTCCACTGGAGAGGGGCCAGGACGGGTTCTGGGCCAGCTGGGTCGCCCTCCCTGCGGAGAGACTGGTGGAGTGGAAGTTCGTGCTGGTGGAGAATGGAGAAATCCATCGCTGGGAGGAGAGCGGGAACAGACACCTGGAAACAGGTCATGGTGGTGGGGAGGTGACGCTCAACAGGTGGTGGGGCTACCTCTGA